One window of Neptuniibacter halophilus genomic DNA carries:
- a CDS encoding M23 family metallopeptidase — MRNKLVITLTTVHGSRQYTLNQVAKYVLPVFFILSALSFFISNPLLVVKTDDLADLEEDHQILSENYEMMVGSQQLYIDELKELSLSLNSLKTERDQLEEENLRIGELNATLDNSLFGLESLLGMEPSEEISSERAEALQVEANKRLFFLHSIPNGVPIQAIRVSDRFGPRIHPVKKKKVMHYGIDFKANRGTPVYATADGIVEFAGYHKSSGFGKLIILNHNFGFKTYFAHLDAVKVKNGDFISKGQLIGNSGNTGLSTGPHLHYEIRHLFTHIDPEPFLTWNITNFNTLFGKVKGVKWASLNEMYPLNQRTQR, encoded by the coding sequence TTGAGAAACAAACTGGTTATCACCCTTACAACAGTTCACGGGTCACGCCAATACACGCTGAATCAGGTTGCCAAATATGTGCTGCCGGTATTTTTTATTCTGTCTGCCCTCAGCTTCTTTATCTCCAATCCGTTGCTGGTGGTTAAAACTGACGATCTGGCGGATCTGGAGGAGGATCATCAGATCCTCAGCGAAAACTACGAGATGATGGTTGGCTCGCAACAGCTTTATATCGATGAGCTGAAAGAGCTGAGCCTGTCGCTGAACTCTCTGAAAACAGAACGTGATCAGCTGGAAGAGGAAAACCTGCGCATTGGTGAACTCAACGCCACGCTGGATAATTCACTGTTCGGTCTGGAAAGCCTGCTCGGTATGGAGCCCTCAGAAGAGATCAGTTCTGAACGGGCTGAAGCGTTGCAGGTTGAAGCCAACAAGCGGCTGTTTTTCCTGCATAGTATTCCCAACGGTGTACCGATTCAGGCGATCCGGGTTTCTGACCGTTTTGGTCCCCGCATCCATCCGGTAAAAAAGAAGAAGGTGATGCACTATGGCATCGACTTCAAGGCTAACCGGGGCACCCCGGTGTACGCGACTGCTGACGGCATCGTCGAGTTTGCCGGGTATCATAAGTCCAGCGGCTTTGGCAAACTGATCATCTTGAATCATAATTTTGGTTTCAAAACCTATTTTGCACACCTCGACGCAGTCAAGGTGAAAAATGGGGACTTTATCAGCAAGGGACAGTTGATAGGTAATAGTGGCAACACCGGACTATCGACGGGGCCGCATCTGCATTATGAGATCAGGCACCTGTTTACACATATTGATCCGGAGCCTTTTCTCACCTGGAATATAACCAACTTCAATACCTTGTTTGGCAAGGTTAAGGGCGTTAAATGGGCATCCTTAAACGAAATGTATCCACTAAATCAGCGCACTCAGCGATAA
- a CDS encoding class II glutamine amidotransferase, which produces MCELLGMSANVPTDICFSFAGLMQRGGGTGPHKDGWGIAFYEGKGARCFHDPNPSVDSKIADLIKQHPIKSHVVISHIRQANVGNICLENTHPFQRELWGYSWTFAHNGQLDKALFDKPLSFYQPVGTTDSEYAFCWLLGEIRRAFPSRPDSFTELSEFIHARCEELRSLGVFNMLLSESTHLFAFCSSKLTWITRKAPFGEASLTDCEMTVDFGQETTPNDIVTVIATVPLTDNEAWNTIEPGELVTFVKGLPE; this is translated from the coding sequence ATGTGTGAACTGCTGGGCATGAGCGCCAATGTGCCAACTGATATCTGTTTCTCTTTTGCCGGGCTGATGCAGCGTGGCGGGGGAACCGGTCCGCACAAAGATGGTTGGGGTATCGCCTTTTACGAGGGTAAAGGGGCCCGTTGTTTCCATGATCCGAACCCCAGTGTCGACTCCAAAATTGCCGATCTGATCAAGCAGCATCCGATCAAAAGTCATGTGGTGATCAGCCATATCCGTCAGGCTAATGTAGGTAATATCTGTCTGGAAAATACCCATCCCTTCCAGCGTGAACTCTGGGGCTATAGTTGGACTTTCGCTCACAATGGTCAGTTGGACAAGGCGTTATTTGATAAGCCGCTCTCCTTTTATCAGCCGGTAGGTACCACCGACAGCGAATACGCTTTCTGCTGGTTACTGGGAGAGATCCGCCGGGCTTTCCCGTCTCGCCCGGACTCTTTTACTGAACTGTCTGAATTTATTCATGCCCGTTGTGAAGAGCTGCGCTCGCTGGGGGTGTTTAATATGCTGCTGTCGGAATCCACCCACTTGTTTGCCTTCTGCAGCAGTAAACTCACCTGGATTACCCGTAAAGCGCCGTTCGGTGAAGCCAGTCTGACTGACTGTGAAATGACCGTGGACTTTGGTCAGGAAACCACACCTAACGATATAGTGACGGTGATTGCTACGGTACCCCTGACCGATAATGAAGCCTGGAATACCATTGAACCGGGTGAACTGGTGACCTTTGTGAAGGGTCTGCCTGAATAG
- a CDS encoding TIGR00266 family protein: MRCHEVDYKIIGEALQVVEVELDPGEKVIAEAGMMNYMEDGISFETRMGDGSNPDQGLMGKLFSAGKRMITGESLFMTHFGNEGEGKRKVAFAAPYPGSIVALNLAEHGERVICQKDAFLCAALGTKVDVTFSRKLGAGFFGGEGFILQSLEGDGMAFMQAGGTVVRKELNNETLRVDTGCLVGFTDGIDYSIEMVKGLKSMFFGGEGLWLATLKGTGTVWIQSLPFSRLADRVIAASPALGGAERGED; encoded by the coding sequence ATGCGTTGTCATGAGGTTGATTACAAAATTATTGGTGAAGCCCTGCAGGTTGTAGAGGTGGAACTGGATCCGGGCGAGAAAGTGATCGCTGAAGCCGGAATGATGAACTACATGGAGGACGGCATCAGTTTTGAAACCCGGATGGGGGATGGTTCCAATCCGGATCAGGGGCTGATGGGTAAACTGTTTTCCGCCGGCAAGCGGATGATCACCGGTGAATCCCTGTTTATGACTCACTTTGGCAACGAGGGGGAAGGTAAGCGCAAGGTCGCGTTTGCTGCACCTTATCCCGGCAGTATTGTGGCGCTGAATCTGGCTGAACATGGTGAACGGGTGATCTGTCAGAAAGATGCGTTTCTCTGCGCTGCGCTCGGAACGAAAGTGGATGTGACCTTCTCGCGCAAGCTGGGGGCTGGCTTCTTCGGTGGTGAAGGCTTTATTCTGCAGAGCCTTGAAGGCGATGGCATGGCGTTTATGCAGGCGGGTGGCACTGTGGTGCGCAAAGAGCTGAACAATGAAACGCTGCGGGTGGATACCGGTTGTCTGGTGGGCTTTACCGATGGCATTGATTACAGCATTGAGATGGTGAAGGGGCTGAAGTCAATGTTCTTTGGTGGTGAAGGTCTCTGGCTGGCGACACTGAAAGGCACCGGCACGGTATGGATTCAGAGCCTGCCGTTCTCGCGTCTGGCGGATCGGGTGATCGCAGCATCGCCTGCCCTGGGCGGCGCTGAGCGTGGTGAAGATTGA
- the putA gene encoding bifunctional proline dehydrogenase/L-glutamate gamma-semialdehyde dehydrogenase PutA translates to MLSLKELLSDDFSPADQDQLWHCITDYHCYDEERLILQMLELAPNPAAAGSQATEWISRVREEKPGPLSVNQLFSRFGLDTAEGIALLALAEALLRIPDQESAEALIRDKLAPLNPLSVSLDQAGDLLSGSALWGVLISQQLIAEGEESSLLKKMLHKLGNQSVYSALKLAMTHLGKQFVFAETIQDALQQRCDYAPQRNSFSFDMLGEAAICEDDVEDYFNAYLEAIQAAGDAGDSQNDSISIKLSALHPRLENSQLEQLQSKLLNRLFQLLVVARQRDVAITIDAEESERLELTLLIFEQLLRSEIGSGWGKLGLAVQAYSKRALPVLRWLSLLAEDSATGIPVRLVKGAYWDSEIKRAQLAGLPGYPVFCQKSATDLSYLCCSRFLLSEQASGLQPQFATHNALTIAQILAQSSHKPFEFQRLHGMGEALYRQVQQDSQICCRIYAPIGEQQTLLPYLIRRLLENAANSSFLFQLSNPRLPISELVHPPHQQVQPSVRAIPLPAQVYLPIRENSCGENLSSLNSWQHWQDVLTQQAQRQWYCQPIIGGEVTEGTELHQVEPPHQKNRLLGYLSQADQEQIRQAISAAEHQLAEWGQAPLAERCAILRRYAELLQEQREELVSLCVLEAGKTLTDALSELREAIDFCYYYAAQAEQLLHPEQLVSVTGESNQLRYLPRGVVLCISPWNFPLAIFSGQIAAALVCGNTVLAKPSSRTSLVAFRAAQLWYQAGLPLNALQLLPFSSDQHAPTLLNDSRIAGVAFTGSCSTASWINQQLGQRHDGAIVSLIAETGGINAMIADSTTLPEQLIRDVIRSAFNSAGQRCSALRVLYLQEEIADQIESRLQGAMRELQVGSPENTSCDIGPVIDKNAMDRLYEHIERCRVQGRLLFELPLTEEHNQGYFVAPTLIRLQALEQLEGEIFGPVLHIIRYRRDDLDRVVQEINRSGFGLTLGIHSRNDQFIEQICSHARIGNLYINRDQVGAVVAAQPFGGMGMSGTGPKAGGPNYLRSFVREQTLSRDTTASGGNLSLLCGSGPGGQY, encoded by the coding sequence ATGCTCTCCCTCAAAGAACTTCTCTCCGACGATTTTTCACCCGCTGATCAGGATCAGCTCTGGCACTGCATAACCGACTATCACTGTTACGACGAAGAACGTCTGATCCTGCAAATGCTGGAACTCGCGCCCAACCCGGCCGCTGCCGGGTCGCAGGCAACCGAGTGGATCAGCCGGGTCCGTGAGGAAAAACCGGGGCCCCTTTCGGTGAACCAGCTTTTCTCCCGCTTCGGTCTGGACACGGCGGAAGGCATCGCCCTGCTGGCGCTGGCAGAAGCCCTGTTGCGCATTCCCGATCAGGAGAGCGCTGAAGCACTGATCAGAGATAAGCTGGCACCCCTGAACCCGCTCAGTGTCAGCCTGGATCAGGCCGGAGATCTGCTTTCCGGCAGCGCTCTGTGGGGTGTACTGATCAGTCAGCAGTTGATTGCCGAAGGTGAAGAAAGCTCTCTGCTGAAAAAGATGCTGCACAAGCTGGGCAATCAGAGTGTTTACAGCGCCCTGAAACTCGCCATGACCCATCTCGGCAAGCAGTTTGTCTTTGCCGAAACCATTCAGGATGCACTGCAGCAACGCTGTGACTATGCACCGCAGCGCAACAGCTTTTCCTTCGACATGCTGGGTGAGGCCGCGATCTGTGAGGACGATGTTGAGGACTACTTCAATGCTTATCTGGAAGCGATTCAGGCGGCCGGTGACGCTGGCGATTCGCAAAACGACAGCATTTCGATCAAACTCTCTGCGCTTCATCCCCGGCTTGAGAACAGCCAGTTAGAGCAGCTACAGAGTAAATTGCTGAACAGGTTGTTCCAGTTACTGGTGGTTGCCCGACAGCGGGACGTGGCGATCACCATTGATGCCGAGGAATCAGAGCGACTTGAACTGACCCTGCTGATCTTTGAACAGTTGCTGCGCTCCGAAATAGGCAGCGGCTGGGGCAAGCTTGGTCTGGCGGTACAGGCCTACAGTAAACGGGCGCTACCGGTGTTGCGCTGGCTCTCACTACTGGCCGAAGACAGTGCCACCGGGATACCGGTACGTCTGGTCAAAGGGGCCTACTGGGACAGCGAAATCAAACGCGCTCAACTGGCCGGTTTACCCGGCTACCCCGTGTTTTGCCAGAAATCCGCAACGGATCTTTCCTATCTCTGCTGCAGCCGTTTTCTGCTGTCTGAGCAGGCAAGCGGACTGCAGCCACAGTTTGCAACGCATAACGCCCTGACTATTGCGCAGATTCTGGCACAAAGCAGCCACAAACCGTTTGAATTTCAGCGCCTGCACGGCATGGGAGAAGCCCTGTACCGTCAGGTACAGCAAGACAGCCAGATCTGCTGCCGAATCTATGCGCCCATCGGCGAACAGCAAACCCTGTTACCCTATCTGATTCGTCGCCTGCTGGAAAATGCCGCTAACAGTTCATTCCTGTTCCAGCTCAGCAATCCCCGGCTACCCATCAGCGAACTGGTTCACCCGCCTCATCAGCAGGTGCAACCTTCAGTACGCGCGATCCCGCTTCCGGCACAGGTTTATCTGCCAATACGGGAAAACTCCTGCGGCGAGAATCTGTCCAGCCTCAATAGCTGGCAGCACTGGCAGGATGTACTGACCCAACAGGCGCAGCGGCAGTGGTACTGCCAGCCGATTATCGGCGGTGAGGTGACCGAAGGCACTGAGCTGCATCAGGTTGAGCCCCCCCACCAGAAAAACCGGTTACTGGGTTACCTGAGTCAGGCTGATCAGGAACAGATCCGGCAGGCGATCTCTGCGGCTGAACATCAACTGGCAGAGTGGGGTCAGGCCCCCTTAGCCGAGCGCTGCGCGATTCTGCGCCGCTATGCGGAACTGCTGCAGGAGCAGCGTGAAGAGCTGGTCAGCCTGTGTGTTCTGGAAGCCGGTAAGACCCTGACTGATGCCCTCAGCGAACTGCGTGAGGCGATCGATTTCTGCTACTACTATGCCGCTCAGGCCGAACAACTACTGCACCCTGAACAACTGGTCAGCGTTACCGGCGAATCGAACCAGCTACGCTACCTGCCCCGCGGGGTTGTGCTGTGTATCAGCCCCTGGAATTTTCCGCTGGCTATCTTCAGCGGACAGATCGCTGCTGCGCTGGTCTGTGGTAATACGGTTCTGGCGAAACCCTCCTCCCGCACCAGCCTCGTCGCCTTCAGGGCTGCCCAGCTATGGTATCAGGCGGGGCTTCCCCTGAATGCCCTGCAACTGCTGCCTTTCAGCAGTGATCAGCACGCCCCTACCCTGCTGAATGACAGCCGTATCGCCGGCGTTGCCTTCACCGGCTCTTGCAGCACCGCCAGTTGGATCAACCAGCAACTGGGACAGCGTCACGATGGTGCTATTGTCAGCCTGATCGCTGAAACCGGCGGCATCAATGCCATGATCGCCGACAGTACCACACTGCCGGAGCAACTGATCAGGGATGTGATCCGGTCGGCTTTCAACAGCGCCGGACAGCGCTGCTCTGCACTGCGCGTTCTGTATCTGCAGGAGGAGATCGCCGACCAGATCGAATCCCGTTTGCAGGGAGCCATGCGCGAACTGCAGGTCGGCTCACCTGAGAACACAAGTTGCGATATCGGCCCGGTGATCGACAAAAACGCCATGGACCGGCTGTATGAACATATTGAACGCTGCCGGGTGCAGGGCCGCCTGCTGTTTGAGCTGCCATTAACCGAAGAACACAATCAGGGCTATTTTGTTGCCCCTACCCTGATACGGCTGCAGGCGCTGGAGCAGCTTGAGGGCGAAATATTTGGGCCGGTACTGCATATCATCCGGTACCGCCGCGACGATCTGGACCGCGTCGTACAGGAGATCAACCGTTCTGGTTTCGGCCTGACGCTGGGCATCCACTCGCGCAATGATCAGTTTATCGAACAGATCTGCAGCCATGCGCGAATCGGGAACCTGTATATCAACCGGGATCAGGTCGGGGCTGTTGTTGCCGCACAGCCCTTCGGCGGCATGGGCATGTCCGGCACCGGGCCGAAAGCCGGAGGTCCTAACTACCTGCGCAGTTTTGTCCGGGAACAGACCCTGAGCCGGGATACCACCGCGAGCGGCGGTAATCTCAGCCTGCTCTGTGGCTCCGGCCCCGGCGGGCAATATTGA
- the bktB gene encoding beta-ketothiolase BktB: MTKREIVVLSGVRTAIGGYGGSLKDISPCQMAASCVAEAVKRAGVAPEDIGHSVFGNVVHTERRDMYLGRVAAVNGGLSIETPSLTLNRLCGSGLQAIITATQQIELGVCDAAVAGGSESMSRAQYWMPSARFGQRMGDGQIIDAMVGALTCPFEDTHMGITAENIAEKWGISREDQDALAVLSHNRAEAAITSGRFKEQILPIEVRVKRDMVPFDTDEHTRHGCTIADMQKLRPAFKKDGSVTAGNASGLNDAAAAVTLMAADVAAARGLQPMAKLVGYAFAGVEPKYMGIGPVPAVKRLLAEANLSVADIDVWEVNEAFAAQALAVCRDLELPMDKVNPNGSGISLGHPIGATGAVITVKALYELQRSGGRYAVATMCIGGGQGIAALFERA; this comes from the coding sequence ATGACCAAAAGAGAGATCGTTGTACTGAGTGGAGTTCGTACCGCAATCGGCGGTTACGGCGGTAGTCTTAAAGATATTTCCCCCTGCCAGATGGCGGCCAGTTGTGTTGCTGAAGCGGTTAAGCGAGCGGGGGTTGCACCTGAAGATATCGGCCATAGCGTGTTTGGCAACGTAGTCCATACCGAGCGCAGGGATATGTACCTGGGACGTGTGGCTGCCGTAAACGGCGGGCTGTCGATCGAAACCCCTTCCCTGACCCTTAACCGCCTCTGCGGCAGTGGCCTGCAGGCGATTATCACAGCAACCCAGCAGATTGAACTCGGCGTTTGTGATGCCGCAGTTGCCGGCGGCTCTGAATCCATGAGCCGGGCACAGTACTGGATGCCTTCCGCGCGATTCGGCCAGCGCATGGGCGATGGCCAGATTATCGATGCGATGGTTGGCGCCCTGACCTGCCCGTTTGAAGATACCCACATGGGGATTACCGCAGAAAATATCGCCGAGAAATGGGGCATCAGCCGCGAAGATCAGGATGCGCTGGCCGTACTCAGCCACAACCGGGCTGAAGCTGCGATCACCTCCGGTCGTTTCAAGGAGCAGATTCTGCCGATAGAGGTACGGGTTAAACGGGATATGGTGCCATTCGACACCGATGAACACACCCGTCACGGCTGCACCATCGCCGATATGCAGAAGCTGCGTCCGGCTTTCAAGAAAGATGGCAGCGTCACCGCAGGTAACGCCTCCGGCCTGAACGATGCGGCAGCCGCGGTAACCCTGATGGCCGCCGATGTGGCAGCCGCCAGAGGATTGCAGCCGATGGCTAAACTGGTTGGTTACGCTTTCGCCGGTGTGGAACCTAAGTATATGGGGATCGGCCCGGTACCTGCGGTCAAGCGCCTGCTGGCAGAGGCCAACCTGAGCGTTGCAGATATCGATGTCTGGGAAGTCAACGAAGCCTTTGCAGCACAGGCTCTGGCAGTATGCCGCGATCTGGAACTGCCAATGGATAAGGTTAACCCGAACGGTTCCGGCATCTCACTGGGCCACCCGATCGGCGCAACCGGTGCGGTTATTACCGTAAAAGCGCTGTACGAGCTGCAGCGTAGCGGCGGTCGTTATGCGGTTGCCACTATGTGCATCGGCGGCGGTCAGGGGATTGCCGCCCTGTTCGAGCGGGCTTAA
- a CDS encoding EAL domain-containing protein codes for MSYRGDADRVQCGHCAEQGALGFDFSMAFQPIVNLSEQRVWGYEALVRGLNNEPAGSVISRVNEENRYLFDQRCRVKAIALAAELNLPGYLSINFLPNAVYKPERCIRTTLEAAITHDFPTDRILFEFTEVEKIEDTDHVRRIVDYYNSLGFKTAIDDFGSGYSGLNLLAEFQTNLIKLDMELIRNIDKDRKRQSIVRNCLNMFADFNQTALAEGIETWEEAQWLSSAGIELMQGYLFARPGFESLPQPRLQRD; via the coding sequence ATGTCTTACAGGGGTGATGCTGATCGTGTTCAGTGTGGGCACTGTGCTGAGCAGGGGGCACTGGGTTTTGATTTCTCAATGGCGTTTCAGCCTATCGTAAACCTGAGTGAGCAGCGGGTCTGGGGGTATGAGGCACTGGTGCGGGGTTTGAATAATGAGCCGGCGGGTTCGGTGATATCGCGGGTTAATGAGGAGAATCGCTATCTGTTTGATCAGCGTTGCCGGGTTAAAGCGATTGCGCTTGCGGCCGAACTGAATCTGCCCGGTTATCTGAGCATTAATTTTCTGCCTAATGCGGTATACAAGCCTGAGCGATGTATCCGAACCACGCTGGAAGCGGCGATTACCCATGATTTCCCGACGGATCGTATCCTTTTTGAATTTACCGAGGTGGAAAAAATCGAAGACACCGACCATGTCAGAAGGATTGTGGATTATTACAACTCGCTGGGCTTTAAAACGGCCATTGATGATTTTGGTTCCGGTTACTCCGGACTGAACCTGCTGGCTGAATTCCAGACCAATCTGATCAAGCTGGATATGGAGCTGATCCGTAATATCGATAAAGATCGCAAGCGTCAGTCAATCGTGCGTAACTGCCTGAACATGTTTGCTGATTTTAATCAGACCGCGCTGGCCGAAGGGATCGAGACCTGGGAGGAGGCGCAATGGCTGAGTTCAGCCGGGATTGAACTGATGCAGGGGTATTTGTTTGCCAGACCCGGATTTGAGTCGCTGCCGCAGCCTCGTCTGCAAAGGGACTAA
- a CDS encoding AMP-binding protein, translating into MSEQQDDVQALRREIQRYRSLTELLDNHCREFAYKNAYTNMGATITYAELDQAAANLASYLQNCTPLEPGDRIAIQLPNLLQYPVAVLAALRAGLVIVNTNPLYTAEETRKQFNHAGVRAVIVLANSAHMLEEILAETSVERVIVTELADLHPLPRRQIINWTARYIRKIVPRYKLRKAVSWRRALSKGSHFSFRPVVTEPEQTALIQYTVGTTGDPKGAVLSHRNLIANCLQMRSRMPEVLRVGEEVVIAPLPLYHIYAFTLNCLVMTSMGAHVVLITNPLDTSGFVNELGRWDFTVFSGINSLFISLCQHAGFGQLDMSRLKMTLSGGMALTRAVSEEWERISGCPITQGYGLSEASPVVALGDAGDYNFGAVGRPMPMTEVRIVGEQGEDLCSGETGELYIRGPQVMSGYWQGEGDNPDAEGWLATGDIARLAEDGCLRIIDRKNEIITISGFPVYPNELENIVASHPDVVECAVVGLPDEQQGEVVKLYVVTSNRRLSVKQVRDYCRERLTSYKVPRLVEFRSHLPKSNVGKVLRRSLLEEELNRMHKLRKRL; encoded by the coding sequence GTGAGTGAACAGCAGGATGATGTGCAGGCTTTACGTCGGGAGATTCAGCGTTACCGCAGTTTGACCGAGCTGCTGGATAATCACTGTCGCGAGTTCGCTTACAAAAACGCCTATACCAATATGGGGGCGACCATCACCTATGCCGAGCTGGATCAGGCTGCGGCTAATCTGGCATCCTATCTGCAAAACTGCACCCCCCTCGAACCGGGTGACCGGATTGCCATCCAGCTTCCCAATCTCCTGCAATATCCGGTTGCGGTGCTGGCGGCCCTGCGTGCCGGTCTGGTGATCGTCAACACTAATCCGCTGTATACAGCTGAAGAGACCCGCAAGCAGTTTAATCATGCCGGTGTCAGGGCGGTGATTGTGCTGGCCAATTCGGCGCATATGCTGGAAGAGATTCTGGCAGAGACGTCCGTGGAACGGGTAATTGTGACTGAACTGGCGGATCTGCATCCGTTACCAAGACGGCAGATTATCAACTGGACTGCGCGCTATATCCGAAAAATTGTTCCGCGCTATAAGCTGCGCAAAGCGGTGAGCTGGCGCCGGGCTTTATCGAAAGGCAGCCATTTCAGTTTTCGACCGGTGGTCACGGAGCCGGAACAGACCGCGTTGATTCAATATACCGTGGGAACCACCGGTGATCCGAAAGGGGCTGTGCTCAGCCATCGTAATCTGATTGCCAACTGCCTGCAGATGCGCAGCCGGATGCCTGAAGTGCTGAGGGTGGGAGAGGAAGTGGTCATTGCGCCACTGCCGCTTTATCACATCTATGCGTTTACCCTGAACTGTCTGGTGATGACCTCGATGGGAGCCCATGTGGTGCTGATTACCAACCCACTGGATACCAGTGGTTTTGTTAACGAGCTCGGGCGTTGGGATTTTACCGTGTTTTCAGGAATCAACAGCCTGTTCATCTCGCTCTGCCAGCACGCAGGCTTTGGTCAGTTGGATATGTCCCGGCTGAAAATGACCCTCTCAGGTGGCATGGCGCTGACCCGCGCGGTGAGCGAGGAGTGGGAGCGGATCAGTGGTTGCCCGATCACTCAGGGCTATGGTCTCAGCGAAGCCTCGCCGGTCGTCGCTCTGGGGGACGCCGGGGATTATAACTTTGGTGCGGTCGGGCGCCCGATGCCAATGACCGAAGTCAGGATCGTTGGTGAACAGGGCGAGGATCTCTGCTCCGGAGAAACCGGCGAGCTCTATATCCGGGGGCCTCAGGTAATGTCGGGATACTGGCAGGGAGAGGGGGATAATCCGGATGCGGAGGGCTGGCTGGCAACCGGTGACATCGCACGTCTGGCTGAGGATGGCTGCCTGCGCATCATCGACCGCAAAAACGAGATTATTACTATTTCCGGGTTCCCGGTTTACCCCAATGAACTGGAAAACATCGTCGCCAGTCACCCGGATGTGGTGGAGTGTGCGGTAGTGGGTTTGCCTGATGAGCAGCAGGGTGAGGTGGTGAAACTTTACGTCGTTACCTCCAACCGGCGCCTCAGCGTGAAGCAGGTGCGGGACTACTGTCGCGAACGGCTGACCTCTTATAAAGTCCCCCGTCTGGTGGAGTTCCGCTCGCATCTGCCTAAATCTAATGTGGGTAAAGTGCTGCGCCGCAGCCTGCTTGAAGAGGAACTCAACCGTATGCACAAACTACGCAAGCGCCTGTAA
- a CDS encoding YitT family protein, producing MKKLQVLWEYCLILIGCVCLALGIVMFLAPSQIPAGGPPGLAILGNFMFSVSPGLVLMAVNLPLLLAGFKLLGRKLFIRSLIVVLLTALFTDALPLLMTLPDLGDNRLLNAVYGGVMVGLGVGLMFKAGSSSGGWSILARLIADRFRLSLGHCLFLMDSAVILLSAVVFRDFEAAMLGGVAVFVTGRMIDLIVAGSSDIKVVHISCWKADKLKPIIEQKMGISGSVVKAKSLKSGGDKEVLFLIVEKSQLVPIRKLVEEHDPDAYLIVMNAMEIYGTGSRS from the coding sequence ATGAAAAAGCTGCAGGTTCTCTGGGAATACTGTCTGATTCTGATCGGCTGTGTTTGTCTGGCGCTGGGGATTGTGATGTTTCTGGCACCCAGCCAGATTCCTGCCGGAGGGCCGCCGGGTCTGGCGATTCTGGGTAACTTTATGTTTTCGGTCAGTCCCGGTCTGGTGCTGATGGCGGTGAACCTGCCGCTGTTACTGGCGGGTTTTAAATTGCTGGGGCGCAAGCTGTTTATCCGCTCACTGATCGTTGTGCTCCTCACGGCCCTGTTCACCGATGCCCTGCCTCTGCTGATGACGTTACCGGATCTCGGGGATAACCGTCTGCTCAACGCGGTTTATGGGGGCGTGATGGTGGGGCTCGGGGTTGGTCTGATGTTCAAGGCCGGTTCCTCCTCCGGCGGCTGGAGCATTCTGGCCCGGTTGATTGCGGATCGGTTCAGGCTCAGTCTGGGGCACTGTCTGTTCCTGATGGACTCTGCGGTGATCTTGCTGTCGGCAGTGGTGTTCCGTGACTTTGAAGCGGCGATGCTCGGCGGTGTGGCGGTGTTTGTCACCGGGCGTATGATCGACCTGATTGTGGCCGGCTCCTCGGATATTAAAGTGGTGCATATCTCCTGCTGGAAGGCCGATAAACTGAAGCCGATTATCGAGCAGAAGATGGGCATCTCCGGATCAGTGGTGAAAGCTAAGAGCCTGAAAAGTGGCGGCGATAAAGAGGTGCTGTTTCTGATCGTTGAGAAGAGCCAGTTAGTGCCCATCCGTAAACTGGTTGAAGAACATGACCCTGATGCTTACCTGATCGTAATGAACGCGATGGAGATCTACGGCACCGGCTCCCGCAGTTGA
- a CDS encoding bactofilin family protein, translating to MGILKRNVSTKSAHSAITIIAEGNKFCGDMSIVGKMHIDGVFEGNISSLDNISIGKSGHVRGLVKARAVDVCGLLEGEVICDELHIDSGGQVRATVESKQMSIHPQGCFLGERRLKEISALGNDGGKIETGLDAIDSLPDKVVLDGKSD from the coding sequence ATGGGCATCCTTAAACGAAATGTATCCACTAAATCAGCGCACTCAGCGATAACCATTATCGCTGAAGGAAATAAATTCTGCGGTGATATGAGTATCGTCGGCAAGATGCACATCGACGGTGTATTCGAGGGGAATATCTCTTCGCTCGATAATATCTCTATCGGCAAGTCTGGCCATGTACGTGGTCTGGTTAAAGCACGTGCTGTGGATGTTTGCGGTCTGCTGGAAGGCGAAGTGATCTGTGATGAGCTGCATATTGATTCCGGCGGTCAGGTTCGGGCCACGGTTGAGAGCAAGCAGATGTCGATCCACCCTCAGGGGTGCTTTCTGGGTGAGCGCCGTCTGAAAGAGATCTCTGCACTGGGGAATGATGGCGGTAAGATCGAGACCGGCCTGGACGCCATCGACTCTCTGCCGGATAAAGTTGTACTGGACGGAAAATCCGACTGA